In the Methanothermobacter marburgensis str. Marburg genome, TCCAGTGGTGTGTATGCTGCAATGAAAAAAAACAGGTATTCCCACACCATCAGAGAACTGTCAGAGACCGAGGCTGTTTTTGCAAGGAAGGAGGATCTAATGGCAAGGGGCATAACCCGTGACATGCTCATTGATGGTGTGGAAATACTTGAGGGTTTTGACAGGATAGTTGTGGATATCATGGAGAAGCACCGGATGGTCTTCACCATCTAATCCTCTGGTTTTACAGGTTTTCTTGCACCCCTTATACCTCCACGGGAGACCATGATTTCACCTCCATTCTGTTATCATAAACCAGTCAGAGTACCTGCCGTGTAGACAAGGAATGACGCAATCCAGGCAACCAGCAGGGAATATGCGGGGGAGAAGAGGGCCCATTTTGTACCGGCCTCCTGCTTTATTACGGCAAGTGTTGCGAGGCAGGGGGTGTAGAGCAGTATGAATACCATGAAGGAGAAGGCCTCCAGTGGCGTGAATATC is a window encoding:
- the tusB gene encoding sulfurtransferase complex subunit TusB, producing the protein MGSVGFLVTKSPSELGFRTFLDLVGIWREDELTVYLISSGVYAAMKKNRYSHTIRELSETEAVFARKEDLMARGITRDMLIDGVEILEGFDRIVVDIMEKHRMVFTI